The window CACGCTAATCATTTCTGGGGCTTCTTTGATGTGCTCGCGAAAGAGGCGGGCGTCAAAATGTATTCACTGACGACCTCTTCCTGTCTGGCGCTGCCGGGTCTTTTTCAGTATGACTGGTGGAAATACAAAGGGATAACGTATGAGAAATGTCATGAGAATACGGAAAAGTACTATGAGTACATTCGCAAAAATCATTATGACTACGTTATCCTCGGTCAGGTCTGGTCCCGGTACGCGGAGGGCCCACATCTCATTAATGCCGAGGGTGATGAGCGAAGCGAAACCTTATCCCGTGAACGCTATGAAACCGCGTTGCGTAACGCGCTGAAAATCATCACGGCGTCGGGCGCAAAACCGGTGGTGATGTATACCATCACGGAGATGCCTGAGCATTATGAAACCTGCATCAAACAGCACGTCATCCATCGTTATCCGTTTGATATCAACGAATGCGATGCGCAGAATCCGAAGAGCATGGAAATTCCGTGGACGTTAGCATTAATGAAAAAAATGAAGGCAGAATTTCCTTCACTGACGTTCATCGACGCGAAATCCGCGCAGTGCATCAGCGGCACCTGCGTCACCAATATCGACGGCGTGACGATTTATCGCGATGCCGGGCATCTGACGGATTATGCTTCATACCGTTTTGGTGAGATTTACCTTAAGGCGTTTGGAAACCCGCTTAAATAAGCGAGGTTCTGGACACCCTAAAAAAGCCGCGTATGCGGCTTTTTTTACGTTCATTATCAACGCTCGCCTTGTTTCCCGTGAGGCATCATCTTGTTTGCCCGCCGCTCGCTTCTCAGGGCTCTTCATCGCTTTTCGGTTTACTGCCGTCGCAGCGCGTCTTTTGTATAAAAACAAACGAGATCGTGGTGGCTGCTGTCATGCTAACGCGCTATACCTGAATACCGGAGCGGAGCCTGTCTGATACAGGAATTCGTTTACGGGGCTACACCTTTTGCGGTCGTAAAATCTGCGAGGCAATCATGCAACAGACAGGCAATACCATACTGATCACCGGCGGCGGAACAGGCATCGGCAAAGCGCTGGCACACCGTCTTCATGACGCGGGCAATACGGTGATTATCGCAGGCCGCCGGGTGGCGGAGCTTGAGCGCGCAGCCGAGGGCCGCGAGCATCTGCATATCATTCAGGCCGACCTGAGCGCCCCGCAGGGCGTCGCGAGCTTTGCTGAGGCGGTGCAAACGCGCTTTCCTGCGCTCAACGTGCTTATCAATAATGCCGGGATCATGCGGTTTGAGACGCTGACCGGGCCGCGCGATCTCCGCGATGCCGAAGAGACGATTGCGACCAACCTGCTGGCCCCGCTGCGGCTTATCGATGCCTTTACCGCCCATCTGTGCGGCCGTCCGGACAGCGCCATTATCAACGTCTCCTCAGGCCTCGCTTTTGTTCCTTTGCCGGCCGCACCGACCTACTGCGCCACTAAAGCCGCGCTGCACTCCCTGACCGTCTCGCTGCGGGAACGGCTCAGGGGCAAGGTCGAAGTGATTGAAATCATTCCGCCCGGCGTGCAGACCGGGTTAACGCCCGGCCAGGAGCAGAGCGACGGCTATCAGCCGCTTGATGCGTTCGCCGATGAAGTGATGTCGCTGCTGTCGCAGCAGCCGACCCCGCCGGAACTCCTCGTGGAGGCAGTGAAGTGGATCCGGTTTGCCGAGGCGCAGGGGCGTTATGACGAGGCGCTGGCGCTGCTGAACCAACATCTCTGAGCCTGCCGCACCCCGCGCCATCGCGTGGGGTGAAAAAAATAATTTTTTTTCGAATAGAAACCACAGTTGCCGCGTTAACCCGTCAATCACTGAATGACGGAACGAATCATGGCTGAACTGCACCTTCCTGTAACGCGTAAACGTTACGATAGTTTGACGCTCTCGCTGCACTGGCTTACGGCGGCCTGCGTTATTTTTCTTTTTGCCAGCGCGCACGTCTGGGAATGGCTTGAACGCGGCACGCCGCTGCGCAAAGGCCTGCAGGCCGTGCATATTTCCTGCGGGATTTTACTGACGCTTATCGTCGTGGTACGGGTGGCGTGGCGCTTCACCGGCAGACGCTCGCCCTCGCGCGCGATGCCCGCACCGGCGGGCTCGCCTGCGACGCGGCTTCTCGCCGGTAGCGTTCATGCCGCGCTGTACGGGCTGTTAGCCGCGCAAATCGTGCTGGGCTTTCTGTTCCGCTGGGCCCAGCACGAGCCCTTTACCTTTTTTGGTCTGGTGGATCTCTCCGGCTGGGTCGAGGTAAGCCCTGCGCTGCGGCATGACTTTGGCGAGTGGCATAACGCGGTCGCCTGGGCCATTATCGCGCTGGTTTTCGTCCATGCGCTTGCCGCCCTCGTGCACCATTACCTGCTGAAAGACGATACCTTACGGCGTATGATGCCGGGCCGCGCCACCACCGGCGGGCAGAGAAAATGATCGTTTGCGCCGAGGAAAGAAAAAATCACCACCAGTGACGTACACCAGCAACTCGCCGCCCATCTGAGCCGTCTGTGGCGTTATGGGCTGGTGCTTTCACGTAACCGCGATGTCGCGGAGGAGCTGGTGCAGGCGACCTGTTTGCGCGCGCTCGAAAAAAGCGCGCAGTACCTGCCCGGTACCCGTATCGACAGCTGGCTGTTCGCTATCCTGCACTCCCTGTGGGTGTCGGATTTGCGCGCGCGCCGTGTGCGTCAGGGACAGGGGTTTATCGACAGCGATGAACTTACCGCGCCCGATACGCAGTCTCAGGATGAGACGCGCCTGCACTTTCAGAAAGTGATGCGCCACGTCAGCGCGCTGCCGGAGGCGCAGCGCAATACCGTATTTCTGGTGTATGTCGAAGGGTTTACCTGTCAGGAGGCTGCGCAGACGCTGTCCGTGCCCGTCGGCACCGTGCTGAGCCGGCTGGCGACGGCGCGTGCCAGCCTGTCCCGGATGCTGGCCGCGCCCGCTGTCGCGCAGGAGAAACGAGTGTGAAATCCGCAACTTTTACCCCGCCCTGGAGCGATGAGGCGATTGTCGCCTGGCTCGACGGCGAAATGAACGACGCTGACGCGCAGCGCTTTCAGGCGCAGATGGCGCAGGACGCCGCGCTTGCAGGGCGCGTCGCGGAACTGTCGGTCAACACCGACGCCATCCGCCAGGCGTTCGCGCCGCTGCTGGATGACGCGCCGCTCTCACGCATGCAGCAACGTCTGGAGGCGGTGACCGCCCCAACGCCCCGGCAACCTAGCGATTCGGGCGTCAGCCGTCGCGCGCTGACTGCCGCCTCGGTGGGGTTTCTGACGCTCGGTGTCGGGTTCGGCTATTGGCTCGGCCCTGCCGCGACGCTGCCTGACGGCAGTGAGAAAATCCGTGACCTCGAGGCGCAGTATATGTCGCTCTATAGCGCCGAAACGCTACTGGATGCCGACACGTCGCCCGCCGCGCTGGTGCGGGGTCTGCAACGCGCCTCGCAGGATCTCAGACTGCCTGTCGAGGAAGCGCAGCTGATGCTGCAGGACGCCGAACTTAAAATGGTGCGCATGTTGCGCTACGACGCCCAGCCCATCGCCCAGATAGCCTGGCTGCATGCGCAATATGGCCCGATGGCGCTCTGTATCTCCCGTGAAGACAAACCGGGCGTGACGGCGCTCGCGTCAGAGCGGCGTCACGGCATGAATCTGGTGTGGTGGCGTCGCCACGGTTATCAGTTCGTCATGATCGGGCGGAACCCGGCCGCGCTGCTGGTGAAAACGGCGCGTCAGTTAACCCATCTGCTCGCGCCGCCGCGCTGAGTCGGCTTCTCAGGGCGTCGCCGCGATGGCGATGTCAATTTGCACACGGTCATCGACAAACGCCGTGAAGCCGCCCATATCAAAGGCGGAGCGGGAAATGGCCGTAGAGGCGTGTAATGCTAACGGCGCGCGGGTGACCGGCAAGAAGGCCGCCCTGCCGGTATCGACATCCAGCGTCACCGGGTGGCGGATACCTTTCACCACCAGCGTACCCGACACGCGAAGATGCCCGCCGCCGGCATCGGTCACGCCGTCGCTGTGGAACGTAATTTCACGAAAGCGGGACGCCTCGAAGAACAGCGGGCCTTTCATCTGATACGTTAGTAAGTCGTTCGACGCGGTGAGCGATGACACCGGGATAACGACGTTCACATAACTGTTTTTAGGGTTGTCGCTATCAAGCGTGACTTTGCCGCTGGCACCGTGGATCTGCGCCTGCGACAGTCCGCCAAAAGCCTGCCACGAGAGCGCGACGGTGGTACGCGACGACAGGATGGTGTACGACACCGGGGTGGCAAAGATATATGATGAAAAAAACAGCAAAGTCAGCGTGACAGCGAGCGTAAGACGATTCATGATGGAGCATTCCCGACAGATATACCTGGTATACGTCTGGCAGCGCATAATTATTCATTACAGATTTCATCACTTCACATTATTGAGGTACGGAGCGTCTTACTGCTCCGGTGTTCTGACCTCACGAATGGCGGTGCAGCAGTCAGCGGTTTCTTTTGACGCACAACCTTCACGCATCGGTAGCGAACTGATGCCACACAGCATGTTTGTTAACCATGAAGGCACTATCCATGAGCCCGATTAGATCTGAAACTGCAATTCCGGTCGCGTTGCCTGATGCCGCGCTCAGCGACTATTTTCTCCGTGCCGGCGAAAGACTGGCGCAGGAGGCCGCGCTGCTGGGACGGATCGTCAAAAGTATGTCGACGGACGGGGCTGTGCTGACGCATAAAACCATCATTCAGCAACTGATTGTCGAACTCGATGGCACGAAAGATGTGGTGACGGGAGAGGTGATCCGCAGGACGCTGGGGATTGTGGTCGATCATACGCTCGATGACCGGTAACGCGTTGACCGCACGCCAGTAAAAACGCCCGATGCGGCAGGATGGCGCGCAGCGGGCGTGGCGTTAACGGTGAAGGCGGCGCAGGCGCTTTACGCTTGCGCGCCTGCACCGGCATCAGAAGCTTTGCCAGTCGTTTTCTGAAACGGCCGCGGCGGCAGGCACCGGACGCAGCGTTTTGATAGGGGTCACCGGGGCGGCCGTATTGCGCGCGGTGCTTTTGCCATTCGCCGCGATAGTAAACGCGCCCACCAGCTGATTCAGCGACGCGGCCTGCTCCATCAGAGATTGCGAGGCCGCCGACGCCTGCTGAACCAGCGCGGCGTTCTGCTGGGTCACATCGTCCATCTGGTTGACCGCCAGATGCACCTGATTAATACCCTGCGCCTGCTCCTGGGCGGCCACCGAGATTTCATCGACGATGTCAGTTACCTGCCGCACGGCATCGGTCATTTTGCCAATATTCTGGCCAACGCCTTCCGCCTGGGTCGAGCCCGCCTCGACGAACTGCATCGAGTTCTCAATAAGCTCTTTGATTTCGCGTGCGGACGATGATGAGCGCTGCGCCAGCGTTCTCACCTCACCTGCCACGACCGCAAAGCCTCTGCCCTGCTCACCCGCGCGCGCCGCTTCTACCGCCGCGTTAAGCGCAAGGATGTTGGTCTGGAAGGCGATGCCTTCGATAAGCGCGATAATGTCAGTAATTTTCGCCGAGCTTTCACGAATGCTGCCCATCGTGTTCAGCATGGTGTTGACGCGCGACTGGCTGTCTTCAGAGATATCGCGGGCGTTTTTCGCGAGCTGGCTTGCAAGCTGGGTGTTTTCCGCTGTCTGGCGCACGGTTTCGCTCAGCTCAGACATGCTGGCCGCGGTCTGCTCCAGCGAAGCGGCCTGTTCTTCCGTGCGGGAAGAGAGATCTTCGTTACCGGCTGAAATCTGCCCGGACGCCGAACTCACCGACTGCGCCGAAGCTTCCACCGCGGCAAGTGACGAGGCGACATTCGCCGCCAGTGCGTTATATGCTTTGGCCGTCAGCCCGATTTCATCATTGCGTGAATCGTCGGCGCGCAGCGTCAGATCCAGACGTTCGCTTGCGGTTTCCAGCGTATGGCGCATGCCGTTCAGCTGGTTACGAATCGAGAAAATGGTTTTGAGGGTAAAAAAGCCCAGGATAGCGATAACTACAATGGAAGAGCTAATCAGTCCCCATAGCGTCAGGCTGTAAGAGTGGTCGTTCTCCTGGCGCAGCGTTTTACCGACATTTACATTTAGTTCAAGCTGCTTCTGATACACCGCGATCAGTTGACGCGCCGCGCCACCGATGCCGCTTTCATCACGTAAGGCCGCGAGCGCAGCTGCATCGTTATGGGTGCGTGAGCTTTCAAGGAAAGCCGGTAACCGGGCCTGAATCATCTGGATGGCCGATGCGGCATTTTCATTGATGCGACGATCTTCATCATTAGTGATTTCGTTTTGCAGATAGTACTGGTTCTGCGTATTGATACGGTTAATCACCGCATCAATCTCTTTTTCGACCTCCGCCTGACGCGCCGCGTCGGTGGCGGTCTGGTGGCGATAGAGCCAGATAATCAGGGTATTACTGCCGTCGACCATCTTGCCGATATCGAGCACCGACGGGAGCGTATTTTCCTGCACGTACTGGAAGCGGGACTGGAAGTTGCTGACCACCACAACCGCCACAATCACCATTGTTATCAAAGCAGCTGAAAGTAATGAAAACGTCAGCATAAGCCGTTGTGTAATGGACATGGATAGTTTCCTCTAATGCATCCTGTAACCGAATCAAGCCAGCGCTTAACGCAAACCAGCACAACGGATATCGGCAGGTTTCTTATCAAAAATTAGCCCGCACCACGCAGTTTTTCGTATGCCGCTGATTCCAAAAACATTAAAGATTTTTATGTAAAGACCTACCTTTTATGTGCAAATGGACAAGGGCCATAACGGTGTAAACCGCATCTCTCTGAAGTGGCGCTACCGCTGCGCCGGGAGACGGTGCCGCTCAGGCAAAAAGCGCAGGGCGCGTCCGGAAATCACGGGCCATTTACCCTGCTAAGCCAGCCCTGAAGCGACAGCGGCGTTTCTCTACACCTTCGGAGTGGGGCAGACGCAGTCTGACCGTATCTCCGGCCTGCGGGCCTGAAAGGGTCGCACTGGCGGTGTAGTTACAACATACATAAAAACGAATCAGGTTTACCCGCCCTACGGGCGGGCGCGTGCGGCCTGGCAATGGGTGGTTGCGCGCTCTGTAAGTTCAGGAATAAAACCGACGCCGCCATTAAGGCCGGAAGGGGCTCCCGCGCTGCAGAACGGCGTGAAGCTTGCCGGGGCGATCAGGTTTTATCTGTATGTATGTATGTATGTTGTAACTAGTACACTCCCGTAAAACACAACGCGTCATCGCCCTGTCGAATGCCCGCACGGGTTCGGGCATACTGCGGCTGGCACATCATTATTTCCCCTTCCATACCAACAGGAGATGCTCCCGTGCTGGTTTACACTTACCCGAAAAGTCGCTCGCTCAGAGTGCTGTGGACGTTAGAAGAACTGGGCGTCGATTACGACTCCATTAAAGCCGATATTCTGTGCGAGACGCCGACGGTCATGTCGCCGCACCCGCGCGGTAAAGTGCCGTTCCTGGTAGATGGCGAGGTCGCCATCTGCGAAACGCTGGCTATCTGTACCTATCTTTGTGAGAAATACACGGGCACGTCGCTGTATCCGGTGGATCCGGCGTACCGTGCGGTCGTGAATTCCTGGATAAGTTTCGCCTTAACGGATCTGGAATCGCCGGTCTGGAATTTACTCAGGCAGCTTGTTTTTGTACCGGAAGACCGGCGCGCCGCGCCGCTGCTGGATTATTTCCGGGCCGGGGCGACCCAGGCCGTCGCGATGGCGACGCCGGAGCACCACACGCCATGGATCGCGGGCGAGGAATTTACGCTGGCGGATATTTTCATGACGCACACCCTGCTGTGGGCGAAGCTCTGCGGTATCGCGCTCGGTGAGCAGCGTGAAGATTATCTCAACCGCGCGTTTGCCCGTCCCGCCTTTCTGCGCGCGCAACAGCGTAATAATCAGTAATGTTGTCCCGGCGCGCCAGCCCACCGGCGCGTCAGGTTCTTCAAAAAACCCGCGTTCCCTACCAAAAAAGGCACTCCGCCCCATAAACGTAATGAATCTGTTATCATCCGGTTGATATTTATGGAATATAGTTTCGAAGAGTGACAAATATGAAAACTGGATACGCCGTACTGCTTTCTGCCCTGCTTCTCTCTGGCTGCGCCCAGGTGAATGACGGACTCAGCTCCTTAAACTCTGGCCTTGCCAGCCTTAATAAAGGGCTGAAAACGCCGATGCAGAAGACGGATAAAACTGTCAGCCAGATTTGCGCCGAAGCCAGTAAAAACCCCGGTCGCGCGAACCAGACCTTTAACGGACTGGGCATGACTACCGAAGGGATCGTGTCTCTGCATGACAATAATTACATCAGCGAAGATTTGTTCCTGCTGAAAGTCGGCAGCAATACCGTCTCGGTCCGGGGTTATCCGGATATGAATTCCCTGAATAATGGGCAGCGCCTGAAAATCGACGGCACCATCAACCGTATCACTCAGGATTTCGGCTGTATGATCTCGGTGACCGCTTACTGATCGTTAGCACGGTTAAAACAGGCCGGGCAACCGGCCTGTCGACATCCCCCTCGGCAGCTGGCTTACCGCCCGTAATACCCGTCCAGATACGTCTGCGCCAGATCGTCGGCGAGCATGCGCTTTTCGCGCGGGCTGGCGTTGTCATCCGAGAACTGACCGCGATGGTTAGCGAATTCGCTGGTGGTTTTTATGCCGCAGGCATCATCGCGATACGCTTTCGCCTGACGCTCTGCAAAAGCAATGTCGCGCCCCTGCGCTTTATCGGTTTTGCCCTGCTGATAGACTTGGGTAAACGCGGGCAGGAACGCCGCGATGCTGCCCGCTTTATCGACGCGTAAATTCGCATCGTGCGATTCCATGCCCTGCAGAACATAGTGCCTCGCATGTATTTCCGGCGACGTTCTGGTCGCACATCCCGCCAGTAGCACCGCTGCCGTCACGGCCATGATGGTGTATCGCATCGCGCATTCTCCCTGAAAATGATGATGTGCTACCCGAATTCGGACAGCACTTGCCAGGTCCGCGCACCGCGGCGTCTCAGGCACAGGGATATTACCCCGAAGAACAAAGGGTTAATACATACCATATAAGGGGATTGCGGGCCCTTCGCAGCCGTGCATCGCGAAGAAAAGCGCATAAAAAAACCGCATAAGGCAGCCCTTATGCGGCTCTCTATGAACGGCGTCGAGTATCAGCCGGGCTGCTGGCGCGTACTGAAAAACGCCAGCGCGGTCTCCAGCGCCTTCGCCTGTTCTTCCAGCGACATCGCCGCCGCAGAAACCTCCTGCACCAGCGAGGCGTTCTGCTGGGTGACGCTGTCCATCTGGTTTACCGCCACGCTTATCTGATCCACGCCTCGGGTCTGTTCGTCGAGCGCCCGGACGATCTCGTTGATCGCCAGATGCACGCTCGTCACCGCCTCGATGATCTCTTTCATCGTGGTGCCGGTTTCATTCACCAGCGAGACGCCCTGCCCCACGCGCCCGGTCGATTCCGTAATCAGCTGCGAAATCTCCTTCGCCGCATTGGCGCTGCGGCTCGCAAGCGTGCGCACTTCACCGGCCACCACCGCAAAGCCGCGCCCCTGTTCACCGGCGCGCGCGGCTTCGACCGCGGCGTTCAGCGCCAGAATGTTAGTCTGGAAGGCAATGCTGTCGATAATGCTGGTAATATCGCTGATTTTCTGCGAGCTCTCGTCCACCTGCGACATTACACGCACCACTTTATCAACCAGCGCTTCGCCCTGGCCTGCGATATCTTTCGCTTTTTCCGTCAGCACAATCGCACGGGAGGCGCTTTCGGCGTTGTTTTTCACGGTCGCGGAAATCTCTTCCATGCTGGCCGCGGTCTCAACAATCGCCGCCGCCTGCTCTTCGGTGCGCGACGCCAGATCGGTGTTGCCGCTCGCGATTTCACTGCTGCCGGCACGCACGGAGTGGCTGGCGTCGCTGATATCGCCCACGATGTCGCGCAGCTGCGACTGCATGGTGCTGAGCGCATAGAAAATACTGCTGGTATCGCCGCGCTGTACCGGGATCGCGTTGCTGAGATTACCGTGCGCCACGGAGAGCGCGATTTCTGAGGCTTCCAGCGGTTCGCCGCCGACCGGACGCGCTACCTTGCGGGTAAAGACCAGCGCCACCACCAGACTCACGACCGCGATGCTCAGCACCATCAGAATGATGGCGTTAATCAGCCCCTGCCAGGCTTCGGCCATCACCACGCTCACGGGCGTTATCACCGCGAGCTTCCACGGCGTGCCACTGTTGCCAACGCTAATGGTGTTCCAGGTGATAAACGCCGGTTCGCCGAGCACCGGATCGTCGTAGCGAATCACGTCGCGGCCCGTCACGGTGCCCTTATACGGCTTGCCGACCGTTGATTTATCCGGCGCGGAGATCACTTTATTGTCTGCTGAAAGCAACAGCGCATAACCGACGCCATCCCAGGGTTTGATAGCACCCACCAATTTCTGCAGGGTTTCCAGCGAGAAATCGGCGGTGACCGAGCCCTGGAATTTCCTGTCGCGCACGATGGGCGCGGCAATCGAGGTCAGCATCACATCCACGCCGTTATACGGATAGATATAGGGTTCGATGATGACATCTTTCTGGCGCTGGCGCGGCAGGACGTAATAATCGCCGCTGCCCGGCGTTTCATAATCCACCAGGTTATGCAGTGCCGGGGTGCCCGCGCTGTCGCGATCCACATACCGCGCGTAGCGCCCGTGCGGATCCTGCCCCGCCTGGCCTGCGTAAGCGGCGTCGTTCCCATCGAACGCGTCAGGCTCAAAGGTGAGCGACATCGATAAGAAATCGTCATGGGCGCGCAGGAAGCTGACCAGCAACTGCTCCAGTCCTTTGCGCTCTTTAAGACCGGATTCATGCAACGCCCAGGCGCTGATACCGACATCACGCGCAGCGGTTAACGCGGCGTCCAGCCGACGGCTCACCTGTAAGGCTTCCGTCTGCGCTATCTGCTGAAGGTGTTTTTTCGCGACATATTCCTGCTGCGACATCGATTGCCACAGCAATAAACCCATCGTAATGCTAAACCCGGCGGTTATCGTCACAAAAATGGATAACAGCATCAGGGTCTTGGTTTTAAGCTTTCTTCCGGCAGAGAGCTTACTCGTCATTATCTTCTCCCCTACTACGTCAAATACGCAGGATATCTTTGCTCACTATCGGCAACGCATCAGGAAGTCTTATGCATTCCCTTAATTAAATTTTTTTCATCAACGGCAGGACAGGATTAACGAGACGGATTTATCGAGTGAGATCAACAGGAAGGGAATATTACGCAGAACGGAAAAAAAGCGGGCTGCCCGACATCGTGGCAGCCCGTAAGCAGAATATCAGACAACAAGCGCCTTTTTCCTGTTACCGCTATCTTACCGACACAACCTTAAGGCAAACTTAAGGCGTAAGTTAAATCTTAAGGCGTAATGTGATACGGGTAACGTTACGCCATAAAATTTGCCGGTATTGCGCACAGGAACGGATCAGGATTCAGTGAACGCGAGCCTTGATTTAACGCGCTCAAGTGCCTGCAGATAATCAATGTTTTCAATTAACTGGTGCAGTTCGCGTGATTCACCGCCGGATTGCGCCAGCGCGTCTTCAATGAAAGGCGTATTACCGAAACGATTTAAAATAACATTTCTCTTTTGGGTGTCATTCAGGGAACAGAGCGTCATAAAGCGGAAACGTTTTTTATACGCGGCGTCATTTTTCAGCTGTTCCATCGCCTCGCAGGGGGCGGAAATAATGCAGCGGAACGGCGTCATCAGATACGGCTTAAGCGCCGTCAGCACCTGCATACCGGGCGACGGCTGGCCATTTTCATGGGCAAAAGCGTGCGTGCCGTCCAGATAAAGGATCACTTTATGCCTGGCGGCCAGCTCCGTCGCCAGCGCCAGTTTCTTTTCCATTTCCGCTGCACTGGTATTACCTGCTGACAACGACACCAGATTTATTTCGGCCAGATGACAGTCTGGCTGAACCTGTAACAGATAACGGGAAAGATTACGGACAAAACAGGATTTCCCGACGCCTTCGTTTCCGGACACCACCAGGCTATTGGTATTCCGGCACGATAAAATCGCCAGTGCAGATA is drawn from Cronobacter dublinensis subsp. dublinensis LMG 23823 and contains these coding sequences:
- a CDS encoding SDR family oxidoreductase, whose protein sequence is MQQTGNTILITGGGTGIGKALAHRLHDAGNTVIIAGRRVAELERAAEGREHLHIIQADLSAPQGVASFAEAVQTRFPALNVLINNAGIMRFETLTGPRDLRDAEETIATNLLAPLRLIDAFTAHLCGRPDSAIINVSSGLAFVPLPAAPTYCATKAALHSLTVSLRERLRGKVEVIEIIPPGVQTGLTPGQEQSDGYQPLDAFADEVMSLLSQQPTPPELLVEAVKWIRFAEAQGRYDEALALLNQHL
- a CDS encoding cytochrome b translates to MAELHLPVTRKRYDSLTLSLHWLTAACVIFLFASAHVWEWLERGTPLRKGLQAVHISCGILLTLIVVVRVAWRFTGRRSPSRAMPAPAGSPATRLLAGSVHAALYGLLAAQIVLGFLFRWAQHEPFTFFGLVDLSGWVEVSPALRHDFGEWHNAVAWAIIALVFVHALAALVHHYLLKDDTLRRMMPGRATTGGQRK
- a CDS encoding RNA polymerase sigma factor, encoding MSRLWRYGLVLSRNRDVAEELVQATCLRALEKSAQYLPGTRIDSWLFAILHSLWVSDLRARRVRQGQGFIDSDELTAPDTQSQDETRLHFQKVMRHVSALPEAQRNTVFLVYVEGFTCQEAAQTLSVPVGTVLSRLATARASLSRMLAAPAVAQEKRV
- a CDS encoding anti-sigma factor family protein, producing the protein MKSATFTPPWSDEAIVAWLDGEMNDADAQRFQAQMAQDAALAGRVAELSVNTDAIRQAFAPLLDDAPLSRMQQRLEAVTAPTPRQPSDSGVSRRALTAASVGFLTLGVGFGYWLGPAATLPDGSEKIRDLEAQYMSLYSAETLLDADTSPAALVRGLQRASQDLRLPVEEAQLMLQDAELKMVRMLRYDAQPIAQIAWLHAQYGPMALCISREDKPGVTALASERRHGMNLVWWRRHGYQFVMIGRNPAALLVKTARQLTHLLAPPR
- a CDS encoding YceI family protein, which produces MNRLTLAVTLTLLFFSSYIFATPVSYTILSSRTTVALSWQAFGGLSQAQIHGASGKVTLDSDNPKNSYVNVVIPVSSLTASNDLLTYQMKGPLFFEASRFREITFHSDGVTDAGGGHLRVSGTLVVKGIRHPVTLDVDTGRAAFLPVTRAPLALHASTAISRSAFDMGGFTAFVDDRVQIDIAIAATP
- a CDS encoding biofilm development regulator YmgB/AriR family protein, with the protein product MSPIRSETAIPVALPDAALSDYFLRAGERLAQEAALLGRIVKSMSTDGAVLTHKTIIQQLIVELDGTKDVVTGEVIRRTLGIVVDHTLDDR
- a CDS encoding methyl-accepting chemotaxis protein — its product is MSITQRLMLTFSLLSAALITMVIVAVVVVSNFQSRFQYVQENTLPSVLDIGKMVDGSNTLIIWLYRHQTATDAARQAEVEKEIDAVINRINTQNQYYLQNEITNDEDRRINENAASAIQMIQARLPAFLESSRTHNDAAALAALRDESGIGGAARQLIAVYQKQLELNVNVGKTLRQENDHSYSLTLWGLISSSIVVIAILGFFTLKTIFSIRNQLNGMRHTLETASERLDLTLRADDSRNDEIGLTAKAYNALAANVASSLAAVEASAQSVSSASGQISAGNEDLSSRTEEQAASLEQTAASMSELSETVRQTAENTQLASQLAKNARDISEDSQSRVNTMLNTMGSIRESSAKITDIIALIEGIAFQTNILALNAAVEAARAGEQGRGFAVVAGEVRTLAQRSSSSAREIKELIENSMQFVEAGSTQAEGVGQNIGKMTDAVRQVTDIVDEISVAAQEQAQGINQVHLAVNQMDDVTQQNAALVQQASAASQSLMEQAASLNQLVGAFTIAANGKSTARNTAAPVTPIKTLRPVPAAAAVSENDWQSF
- a CDS encoding glutathione S-transferase family protein, whose protein sequence is MLVYTYPKSRSLRVLWTLEELGVDYDSIKADILCETPTVMSPHPRGKVPFLVDGEVAICETLAICTYLCEKYTGTSLYPVDPAYRAVVNSWISFALTDLESPVWNLLRQLVFVPEDRRAAPLLDYFRAGATQAVAMATPEHHTPWIAGEEFTLADIFMTHTLLWAKLCGIALGEQREDYLNRAFARPAFLRAQQRNNQ
- a CDS encoding Exc2 family lipoprotein — translated: MRYTIMAVTAAVLLAGCATRTSPEIHARHYVLQGMESHDANLRVDKAGSIAAFLPAFTQVYQQGKTDKAQGRDIAFAERQAKAYRDDACGIKTTSEFANHRGQFSDDNASPREKRMLADDLAQTYLDGYYGR
- a CDS encoding methyl-accepting chemotaxis protein, whose product is MTSKLSAGRKLKTKTLMLLSIFVTITAGFSITMGLLLWQSMSQQEYVAKKHLQQIAQTEALQVSRRLDAALTAARDVGISAWALHESGLKERKGLEQLLVSFLRAHDDFLSMSLTFEPDAFDGNDAAYAGQAGQDPHGRYARYVDRDSAGTPALHNLVDYETPGSGDYYVLPRQRQKDVIIEPYIYPYNGVDVMLTSIAAPIVRDRKFQGSVTADFSLETLQKLVGAIKPWDGVGYALLLSADNKVISAPDKSTVGKPYKGTVTGRDVIRYDDPVLGEPAFITWNTISVGNSGTPWKLAVITPVSVVMAEAWQGLINAIILMVLSIAVVSLVVALVFTRKVARPVGGEPLEASEIALSVAHGNLSNAIPVQRGDTSSIFYALSTMQSQLRDIVGDISDASHSVRAGSSEIASGNTDLASRTEEQAAAIVETAASMEEISATVKNNAESASRAIVLTEKAKDIAGQGEALVDKVVRVMSQVDESSQKISDITSIIDSIAFQTNILALNAAVEAARAGEQGRGFAVVAGEVRTLASRSANAAKEISQLITESTGRVGQGVSLVNETGTTMKEIIEAVTSVHLAINEIVRALDEQTRGVDQISVAVNQMDSVTQQNASLVQEVSAAAMSLEEQAKALETALAFFSTRQQPG
- a CDS encoding AAA family ATPase produces the protein MTQPTHLFTIENHQDRKAFYSQLKEHGIHASDLMNMLAAGNIPDVLYRESEILSALAILSCRNTNSLVVSGNEGVGKSCFVRNLSRYLLQVQPDCHLAEINLVSLSAGNTSAAEMEKKLALATELAARHKVILYLDGTHAFAHENGQPSPGMQVLTALKPYLMTPFRCIISAPCEAMEQLKNDAAYKKRFRFMTLCSLNDTQKRNVILNRFGNTPFIEDALAQSGGESRELHQLIENIDYLQALERVKSRLAFTES